From Pseudomonas sp. stari2, a single genomic window includes:
- a CDS encoding peptidylprolyl isomerase has protein sequence MLKKLALAAGTVLFAANLMAATPAKAPHVELVTTNGTIEIELDPVKAPISTKNFLDYVDSGFYTNTIFHRVIPGFMAQGGGFTQQMQQKETKAPIKNEASNGLHNVRGTLSMARTSDPNSATSQFFINVADNAFLDSGRDAGYAVFAKVVKGMDVVDIIVNSQTTTKQGMQNVPVDPVIIKSAKRID, from the coding sequence ATGCTGAAAAAACTCGCCCTCGCCGCCGGCACCGTGCTGTTCGCCGCCAACCTGATGGCTGCCACGCCGGCCAAGGCGCCTCACGTCGAACTGGTGACCACCAACGGCACCATCGAAATCGAGCTGGACCCGGTCAAGGCGCCGATCAGTACCAAGAACTTCCTCGATTACGTCGACAGCGGTTTCTACACCAACACCATTTTCCACCGTGTGATCCCGGGCTTCATGGCCCAGGGCGGCGGCTTCACCCAGCAGATGCAACAGAAAGAAACCAAGGCACCGATCAAGAACGAAGCCAGCAACGGTCTGCACAACGTTCGCGGCACCCTGTCGATGGCCCGCACTTCCGATCCGAACTCGGCCACCAGCCAGTTCTTCATCAACGTCGCCGACAACGCGTTCCTCGATTCGGGCCGCGACGCCGGTTACGCGGTGTTCGCCAAAGTGGTCAAGGGCATGGACGTGGTCGACATCATCGTCAACTCCCAGACCACCACCAAACAGGGCATGCAAAACGTGCCTGTCGACCCTGTGATCATCAAGTCGGCCAAGCGCATCGACTAA
- a CDS encoding alpha/beta fold hydrolase: MAYFEHEGCNLHYEEYGHGDPLLLVHGLGSSTLDWEMQIPALAAHYRVIVPDVRGHGRSDKPREHYSIAGFSADIVALIEHLKLGPVHYAGLSMGGMIGFQFAVDQPQMLKSLTIVNSAPEVKVRSRDDYWQWFKRWSLMRLLSLATIGKALGAKLFPKPEQADLRQKMAERWAKNDKRAYLASFDAIVGWGVQERLSRISCPTLVVSADRDYTPVSLKETYVRLLPDARLVVIFDSRHATPLDQPERFNQTLLAFLATADNHPQDH, translated from the coding sequence ATGGCGTATTTCGAGCATGAAGGTTGCAACCTGCACTACGAGGAATATGGCCACGGTGATCCGTTGCTGCTGGTTCATGGGCTCGGCTCCAGCACGCTGGACTGGGAAATGCAGATTCCGGCACTGGCCGCGCACTATCGGGTAATCGTCCCGGATGTGCGCGGCCACGGCCGCTCAGACAAGCCCCGCGAGCATTACAGCATCGCTGGCTTCAGCGCTGACATCGTCGCGCTGATCGAGCACCTGAAGCTTGGTCCGGTGCACTACGCCGGCCTGTCAATGGGCGGCATGATCGGCTTCCAGTTCGCCGTCGATCAGCCGCAGATGCTCAAGAGCCTGACCATCGTCAACAGCGCACCCGAGGTCAAAGTGCGCAGCCGCGACGACTATTGGCAGTGGTTCAAGCGCTGGAGCCTGATGCGCCTGCTGAGCCTGGCCACCATTGGCAAGGCCCTGGGCGCCAAACTGTTCCCCAAACCGGAGCAGGCCGATTTGCGACAGAAAATGGCCGAGCGCTGGGCAAAAAACGACAAACGTGCTTATCTCGCCAGCTTCGATGCGATTGTTGGCTGGGGGGTCCAGGAACGACTTTCGAGGATCTCCTGTCCAACGCTCGTCGTCAGCGCCGACCGGGACTACACCCCCGTTTCGCTGAAAGAAACCTATGTCAGACTGCTGCCCGATGCGCGGCTGGTGGTGATCTTCGATTCGCGCCACGCCACCCCGCTCGATCAGCCCGAACGCTTCAATCAAACGCTGCTGGCGTTTCTTGCCACAGCCGATAATCACCCTCAGGATCACTGA
- a CDS encoding 3-phosphoglycerate kinase produces MKKFCCVVLALLPLTAFAYPIDVQKNLNGLKIDYESFDTDKDIGSIRVANYGEVDAVCKVVFSNGPEAPRTRNIEVPAGKHTNATAKFSREIIKLRVELSCNPK; encoded by the coding sequence ATGAAAAAATTCTGTTGTGTGGTGCTGGCGTTGCTACCGCTGACCGCGTTTGCGTATCCGATCGATGTGCAGAAGAATCTCAATGGCTTGAAGATCGACTACGAGTCCTTCGATACCGATAAAGACATCGGCTCCATCCGGGTCGCCAACTACGGCGAGGTCGACGCGGTCTGCAAAGTCGTGTTCAGCAATGGCCCGGAGGCGCCGCGCACCCGCAATATCGAAGTGCCGGCCGGCAAACATACAAACGCCACCGCCAAGTTCTCCCGCGAGATCATCAAGCTGCGCGTCGAACTGAGCTGCAACCCGAAATAA
- a CDS encoding LysR family transcriptional regulator produces MKAPRVTLDQWRTLQAVVDHGGFAQAAEALHRSQSSVSYTVARMQDQLGVPLLRIDGRKAVLTEAGGVLLRRSRQLVKQASQLEDLAHHMEQGWEAEVRLVVDAAYPTARLVRALTAFMPQSRGCRVRLREEVLSGVEEVLLEGVADLAITGLSIPGYLGAELSDVEFVAVAHPEHALHRLNRELNFQDLETQMQVVIRDSGRQQPRDVGWLGAEQRWTVGSLATAANFVSSGLGFAWLPRHMIERELKEGLLKLLPLDQGGSRNPSFYLYSNKDKPLGPASQILVELLRTFDTLPLDAPFAAPEQA; encoded by the coding sequence ATGAAAGCGCCCCGCGTGACCCTTGATCAATGGCGAACGTTGCAGGCGGTGGTCGACCACGGCGGATTCGCCCAGGCTGCCGAGGCCTTGCACCGCTCGCAATCGTCGGTGAGTTACACCGTCGCCCGCATGCAGGATCAGCTCGGCGTGCCGTTGTTGCGTATCGACGGCCGAAAAGCCGTGCTCACCGAAGCCGGCGGCGTATTGTTACGTCGCTCTCGACAACTGGTGAAACAGGCCAGCCAACTGGAAGACCTGGCCCATCATATGGAACAGGGCTGGGAAGCCGAAGTGCGGCTGGTGGTGGACGCCGCGTACCCCACTGCCCGCCTCGTTCGCGCCCTGACGGCCTTCATGCCGCAGAGCCGCGGCTGTCGCGTGCGCCTGCGCGAAGAAGTGCTGTCGGGTGTCGAAGAGGTCTTGCTCGAAGGCGTGGCCGACCTGGCCATCACCGGCCTGAGCATTCCCGGCTACCTGGGCGCGGAGTTGAGCGACGTGGAATTCGTTGCCGTCGCCCACCCCGAACACGCCCTGCATCGACTGAACCGCGAACTGAATTTCCAGGACCTGGAAACCCAGATGCAAGTGGTCATCCGCGACTCCGGTCGCCAGCAGCCGCGGGACGTCGGCTGGCTCGGCGCCGAACAGCGCTGGACCGTCGGTAGCCTTGCCACCGCCGCCAATTTCGTTTCCAGCGGCCTGGGTTTTGCCTGGCTGCCACGGCACATGATCGAACGGGAATTGAAGGAAGGCCTGCTCAAGCTGCTACCGTTGGATCAGGGCGGCAGCCGCAATCCGAGTTTCTATCTGTATTCGAATAAGGACAAACCGCTGGGCCCGGCCTCGCAGATCCTCGTCGAACTGTTGCGCACCTTCGACACCTTGCCGCTGGACGCGCCGTTCGCCGCCCCCGAACAAGCCTGA